A single Pseudosulfitobacter pseudonitzschiae DNA region contains:
- a CDS encoding class II glutamine amidotransferase, with amino-acid sequence MCGIVGLFLKDPALEPHLGAMLTAMLVTMTDRGPDSAGIAIYGDPIAGMAKLVVQSDDPATGFAGLADHLTTTLGARVAMDVKSTHAVLHLPEALLPQARLALPPQVRVMSHGQTLEIYKEVGLPLDVASRFDIAQMSGSHGIGHTRMATESAVTTMGAHPFNTGPDQCLVHNGSLSNHNALRRKLTRAGVHIETRNDSEVAAAYLTWRMDQGATLGEALESGLDDLDGFYTFVVGTRDGFGVLRDPIACKPAVMAETDQYVAFGSEYRALADLPGIDTARTWEPEPATVYFWTRDNTPTATPKAA; translated from the coding sequence ATGTGTGGAATCGTAGGACTGTTTTTGAAAGACCCCGCGTTAGAGCCGCACCTGGGCGCGATGCTGACCGCTATGCTGGTTACCATGACCGACCGCGGGCCCGACAGTGCAGGCATCGCGATCTATGGTGATCCGATCGCGGGGATGGCCAAGCTGGTGGTGCAATCGGACGATCCGGCTACAGGCTTTGCCGGTTTGGCCGATCACCTGACAACCACCCTTGGGGCGAGGGTCGCAATGGATGTCAAAAGCACCCACGCTGTTCTGCACCTGCCCGAAGCCTTACTGCCGCAGGCCCGTCTGGCGCTGCCGCCGCAGGTGCGCGTCATGAGCCACGGCCAGACACTGGAGATTTACAAGGAGGTGGGCCTGCCCCTTGACGTGGCCAGCCGTTTCGACATCGCGCAAATGTCGGGCAGCCACGGCATCGGCCATACCCGCATGGCCACCGAAAGCGCCGTAACCACGATGGGTGCGCATCCGTTCAACACCGGCCCCGATCAATGTCTTGTGCACAACGGATCGCTGTCCAACCACAACGCCTTGCGCCGCAAGCTGACGCGCGCGGGCGTACATATTGAAACCCGAAACGACTCTGAAGTTGCTGCCGCCTATCTGACGTGGCGCATGGATCAGGGCGCAACTTTGGGCGAGGCGCTGGAAAGCGGGCTGGATGATCTGGACGGGTTTTACACCTTTGTCGTCGGCACCCGCGACGGCTTTGGCGTGCTGCGCGATCCGATTGCATGCAAGCCCGCGGTGATGGCCGAAACCGATCAATACGTCGCCTTTGGAAGTGAATACCGTGCGCTGGCTGATCTGCCCGGCATCGACACCGCCCGCACTTGGGAACCCGAACCTGCCACCGTCTACTTTTGGACGCGCGACAACACCCCCACCGCTACACCCAAGGCCGCCTGA
- a CDS encoding lactate racemase domain-containing protein, with protein MTPDYVKLVQDTLLPRIALCRQSFAAARAGDPAAAVRDAMAGAACVGKIKPGMSIAITAGSRGIADFPELLAAIVAQVRARGADPFVVPSMGSHGGATAEGQTALLAKLGVTEEVIGCPIRSSMETDEIGVLDNGMSVRMDRHANAADGIILFNRIKPHTSFRAPNESGLAKMLSIGLGKQSGAENCHARGIDNVGIFVAHMARMKLERCKVLFGIGTIENAYDELARVEVLDSDGMLEAEAPLLQEAMANMPRLPVGPLDQPTASGTLDVLIVDEIGKEFSGTGMDPNITHRFSSQKMQVHLHISRLVALGLSPRSNGNGNGAARADVITSQIEEAFDREAVYANCLTSQVLMQAKLPMVMPCARSAIQTVVKTSGAEDITNPRLLRIPNTLKLEYLYASEAMLPELRDRPGFEVIGELEEMQFEDGRLVNPWPEAH; from the coding sequence ATGACACCCGACTATGTGAAACTGGTTCAGGACACCCTGCTGCCGCGTATCGCGCTGTGTCGTCAGAGTTTTGCCGCCGCCCGCGCGGGCGATCCTGCTGCGGCTGTGCGCGATGCGATGGCCGGCGCTGCCTGTGTGGGCAAGATCAAACCGGGCATGTCCATCGCCATCACCGCAGGCAGTCGCGGCATCGCGGATTTTCCCGAATTGCTAGCGGCCATCGTGGCGCAGGTGCGCGCGCGCGGTGCAGATCCGTTCGTGGTGCCGTCGATGGGCAGCCACGGAGGAGCGACCGCCGAGGGGCAGACGGCACTTCTGGCCAAGCTGGGCGTGACCGAAGAGGTCATCGGTTGCCCCATACGGTCGTCGATGGAAACCGACGAGATCGGCGTGCTGGACAACGGCATGTCGGTGCGCATGGACCGCCATGCCAACGCTGCCGACGGCATCATCCTGTTCAACCGGATCAAGCCGCACACCTCCTTTCGCGCGCCCAACGAAAGCGGGCTGGCTAAGATGCTGTCGATTGGCCTTGGCAAGCAATCAGGCGCTGAAAACTGCCATGCGCGCGGGATTGATAACGTCGGAATATTTGTGGCGCATATGGCGCGGATGAAATTGGAACGCTGCAAGGTTCTGTTTGGTATCGGTACCATCGAGAACGCCTATGACGAACTGGCGCGGGTCGAGGTTCTGGACAGTGACGGGATGTTGGAGGCCGAAGCACCGCTGCTGCAAGAGGCGATGGCCAACATGCCGCGTCTGCCCGTCGGGCCGCTGGACCAGCCTACTGCGTCGGGCACGCTGGACGTGCTGATCGTGGACGAGATCGGCAAGGAATTTTCCGGCACCGGCATGGACCCCAATATCACCCACCGTTTTTCCAGCCAGAAGATGCAGGTGCATCTGCATATTTCGCGGCTGGTGGCGCTTGGTCTGTCACCGCGCAGCAATGGCAACGGCAACGGGGCGGCGCGTGCCGATGTCATCACGTCGCAGATCGAAGAGGCGTTCGACCGCGAGGCGGTCTATGCCAACTGTCTGACATCGCAGGTTTTGATGCAGGCGAAACTGCCGATGGTCATGCCCTGCGCCCGCAGCGCAATTCAAACGGTGGTGAAAACCAGCGGTGCCGAAGACATCACCAATCCGCGCCTGCTGCGCATCCCCAATACGCTGAAGCTGGAGTATCTCTATGCCTCCGAAGCGATGTTGCCCGAGCTGCGGGACCGTCCCGGTTTCGAGGTGATAGGCGAATTGGAAGAGATGCAGTTCGAGGATGGCCGTCTGGTCAACCCGTGGCCGGAGGCGCACTGA
- a CDS encoding protein GlxC: protein MHTIDLSVTPLREMNATLQALTADSNTRVWEIANPKGAHAIACGLDAGISVTVMGHTGYYCAGMNKQAAITVKGSAGPGVAENMMSGTVVIEGDASQYAGATGHGGLLVIKGNASSRCGISMKGIDIVVHGDAGHMSAFMAQSGNLVICGDAGEALGDSLYEARLFVRGSVKSLGADCIEKEMRPEHIEILTDLLARAGCDAKAQEFRRYGSVRQLYHFNIDNAY from the coding sequence ATGCACACGATTGATCTGTCCGTTACCCCCCTGCGCGAGATGAACGCAACGCTGCAAGCCCTGACCGCCGACAGCAATACCCGCGTCTGGGAAATCGCTAATCCCAAGGGTGCCCACGCCATCGCCTGTGGTCTGGATGCCGGCATTTCGGTGACTGTAATGGGACACACCGGCTATTACTGCGCAGGTATGAACAAGCAGGCCGCAATCACAGTCAAAGGCTCGGCCGGTCCGGGTGTTGCCGAAAACATGATGAGCGGCACCGTCGTGATCGAGGGCGACGCCAGCCAATATGCCGGTGCCACTGGCCACGGCGGTTTGTTGGTGATCAAGGGCAATGCCTCGTCGCGCTGCGGCATCTCGATGAAGGGGATCGACATCGTGGTTCACGGCGACGCGGGCCATATGAGCGCATTCATGGCCCAGTCCGGAAATCTGGTGATCTGCGGCGACGCAGGCGAGGCATTGGGGGATTCCCTCTACGAGGCGCGCCTGTTTGTGCGCGGATCGGTCAAATCGCTGGGAGCGGACTGCATCGAAAAGGAAATGCGTCCCGAGCATATAGAAATCCTGACCGATCTGCTGGCCCGCGCAGGCTGTGACGCCAAGGCGCAAGAGTTCCGCCGCTATGGCTCGGTCCGACAGCTTTATCACTTCAACATCGACAACGCATACTGA
- a CDS encoding FMN-binding glutamate synthase family protein, whose translation MEDHRTPPRTVPIASATFSDPVTAEIRRAAATGIYDIRGGGAKRRLPHFDDLLFLGASMSRYPLEGYRERCDTSVTLGTRFAANPIELDIPITIAGMSFGALSGPAKEALGRGATLAGTSTTTGDGGMTPEERGHSNRLVYQYLPSRYGMNPDDLRRADAIEIVVGQGAKPGGGGMLLGQKISDRVAEMRNLPKGIDQRSSCRHPDWTGPDDLEIKILELREITGWKVPIYIKIGGARPYFDTTLAVKAGADVVVLDGMQGGTAATQDVFIEHVGQPILACIPEAVRALQDLGMHREVQLIVSGGIRTGADVAKAMALGADAVAIGTAALIALGDNDPKYESEYNALGTTAGAYDDWHEGRDPAGITTQDFALTARLDPIEGGRRLNNYLKVMTLEAQTIARACGKSHLHNLEPEDLCALTMEAAAMAKVPLAGTDWYPGKPGTAY comes from the coding sequence ATGGAAGACCACCGCACACCGCCCCGCACGGTCCCAATTGCTTCGGCAACGTTTTCCGATCCCGTAACAGCCGAGATCCGCCGCGCTGCGGCCACTGGCATCTACGACATTCGCGGCGGTGGCGCTAAACGCCGTTTACCCCATTTCGACGACCTGTTGTTTCTGGGGGCGTCCATGTCCCGCTATCCGTTGGAAGGATACCGCGAACGCTGTGACACCTCGGTGACGCTGGGCACGCGGTTCGCCGCCAACCCGATTGAACTGGACATTCCGATTACTATTGCGGGCATGTCCTTTGGTGCGCTGTCCGGTCCTGCAAAAGAGGCGCTGGGGCGCGGGGCGACGCTGGCGGGCACGTCAACCACCACCGGCGACGGTGGCATGACACCCGAAGAGCGCGGCCATTCCAATCGGCTGGTTTATCAGTATCTGCCGTCGCGCTATGGTATGAACCCCGACGATCTGCGCCGTGCCGACGCCATTGAAATTGTCGTGGGGCAGGGCGCCAAACCGGGCGGAGGCGGGATGCTGCTGGGGCAGAAAATCTCGGATCGCGTTGCAGAAATGCGCAACCTTCCCAAAGGGATCGACCAACGTTCGTCTTGTCGTCATCCCGACTGGACCGGCCCCGACGATCTTGAAATCAAGATACTCGAGCTGCGCGAGATCACCGGCTGGAAGGTTCCGATCTACATCAAGATCGGCGGCGCGCGGCCCTATTTCGACACCACGCTGGCCGTCAAGGCTGGCGCGGATGTTGTTGTTCTTGACGGAATGCAGGGCGGCACGGCAGCAACGCAGGATGTTTTTATTGAACACGTGGGCCAACCCATTCTGGCCTGCATCCCCGAAGCGGTCCGCGCTTTGCAGGATCTGGGCATGCACCGCGAGGTGCAGCTGATCGTCTCGGGCGGTATCCGCACCGGCGCGGACGTGGCCAAGGCGATGGCGCTGGGGGCAGATGCCGTAGCCATCGGTACAGCGGCCCTGATCGCCCTAGGGGACAATGACCCGAAATACGAATCCGAATACAACGCACTTGGCACAACCGCAGGTGCCTATGACGACTGGCACGAGGGGCGCGACCCCGCGGGGATCACCACCCAAGACTTCGCCTTGACGGCACGCCTTGACCCGATCGAAGGCGGGCGGCGTCTGAACAATTATCTCAAGGTGATGACATTGGAGGCACAAACCATCGCGCGTGCCTGCGGCAAGTCACATCTGCACAATCTCGAACCAGAAGACCTCTGCGCACTGACGATGGAGGCCGCCGCGATGGCCAAGGTGCCGCTGGCTGGCACAGACTGGTATCCGGGCAAACCCGGCACTGCATATTGA
- a CDS encoding IS110 family transposase, whose protein sequence is MNEVTMIGVDLAKSVFQAHGATAVGEPVFRKKLSRGQFLKFLSEQQPCVVAMEACASSHYWGREILKLGHDVRLIPPIYVKPFVKRQKNDANDAEAIAEAAVRPTMRFVPVKSAEQQSRSMIFKTRDLFVRQRNSIINALRGHLMEYGIIAPPGRNFVKKLAEQIESPDCDLPSIVIELSRVHLDQLNVLTDKVVTIERRLKEESKSDPETIRLQTAPGIGPVSAMAIKAFSPPLEGFKRGRDFAAWLGLVPVQKSTGGRQVLGRTSKMGQRDIRRLLIIGAMTRIRWAIKNGPPKGSWLEQMLERKPRMLVAIALANKTARIIWAMMTKHEDYRDPIAVA, encoded by the coding sequence ATGAATGAAGTTACAATGATCGGCGTCGACTTGGCAAAGTCCGTTTTCCAAGCGCACGGCGCGACGGCTGTCGGCGAACCTGTGTTCCGCAAGAAGCTGTCGCGGGGGCAATTTTTGAAGTTTTTAAGTGAGCAGCAGCCTTGCGTGGTAGCGATGGAGGCTTGTGCCTCTTCGCATTATTGGGGTCGCGAGATCCTGAAGCTGGGCCACGATGTTCGTCTGATCCCGCCGATCTACGTGAAGCCATTCGTCAAGCGTCAGAAGAATGACGCCAATGATGCAGAGGCTATTGCCGAAGCGGCAGTCCGACCGACCATGCGGTTTGTGCCTGTTAAATCAGCTGAACAGCAATCCCGTTCGATGATCTTCAAGACACGGGATTTGTTTGTTCGGCAACGTAACTCCATCATCAATGCGCTACGCGGCCATTTGATGGAGTATGGCATCATCGCCCCTCCCGGTCGGAACTTTGTGAAGAAACTAGCAGAACAGATAGAAAGCCCGGATTGTGACCTGCCTTCAATCGTTATTGAACTCAGCCGTGTCCATCTGGATCAGCTTAATGTGCTCACCGACAAAGTCGTTACGATAGAGCGGCGTCTAAAAGAGGAATCGAAGTCCGACCCAGAGACGATTCGACTACAGACCGCGCCCGGTATTGGTCCTGTGAGTGCAATGGCGATCAAGGCATTCTCTCCGCCGTTGGAAGGCTTCAAACGCGGCCGGGATTTTGCGGCATGGCTTGGTCTGGTCCCGGTTCAGAAATCGACAGGTGGGCGCCAAGTGTTAGGGCGAACATCAAAGATGGGGCAGCGCGACATTCGGCGACTGCTGATAATTGGGGCCATGACACGGATCAGATGGGCGATTAAAAATGGTCCACCCAAAGGCTCATGGCTTGAGCAAATGTTAGAGCGTAAGCCTCGCATGCTGGTAGCCATCGCGCTCGCCAACAAAACGGCGCGCATCATTTGGGCGATGATGACGAAACACGAAGATTATCGAGATCCGATCGCGGTAGCCTAA
- the glnT gene encoding type III glutamate--ammonia ligase yields the protein MTTDLATFAKDNGVKYFMVSFTDLFGGQRAKLVPAPAIAGMQEDGAGFAGFATWLDMTPAHPDMLAVPDPSSVIQLPWKPEVAWVASNCIMEGAPVAQAPRNVLQKLVDQAEAKGLYVKTGIEAEFFLLTPDGSEISDPYDTAEKPCYDQQAVMRRYDVIAEICDYMLELGWEAYQNDHEDANGQFEMNWAFDDAMRTADKHSFFKFMVKSVAEKHGLRATFMPKPVAGLTGNGCHAHISVWDETGTVNVFATDSGAGQVGEVGLSPDGGHFLGGIMKHASALAAITNPTVNSYKRINAPRTVSGATWAPNTVTWTGNNRTHMVRVPGPGRFELRLPDGAVNPYLLQAVIIAAGLSGLEAKADPGPRHDINMYEEGHTVTNAPKLPLNLLDALRAFDTDAGLKSAMGDAFSAAFLKLKRQEWDSYTAHFSQWEKDNTLDV from the coding sequence ATGACCACAGACCTTGCCACATTCGCCAAGGACAACGGCGTCAAATATTTCATGGTGTCCTTTACCGACCTTTTCGGCGGGCAGCGCGCCAAACTGGTGCCTGCTCCGGCCATTGCCGGAATGCAGGAAGACGGAGCAGGCTTTGCCGGTTTTGCCACGTGGCTGGACATGACACCCGCACATCCTGACATGCTGGCCGTGCCCGACCCGTCCTCGGTGATCCAGCTGCCGTGGAAACCCGAGGTGGCATGGGTCGCCAGCAACTGCATCATGGAAGGTGCGCCGGTCGCACAGGCCCCGCGCAACGTGCTGCAAAAGCTGGTCGATCAAGCCGAAGCCAAGGGCCTGTATGTTAAAACAGGCATTGAGGCCGAGTTTTTCCTGCTGACCCCCGATGGGTCTGAAATCAGCGACCCCTACGATACTGCAGAAAAGCCGTGTTACGACCAGCAAGCGGTCATGCGCCGTTATGACGTGATCGCAGAAATCTGCGATTACATGCTGGAACTGGGCTGGGAAGCCTACCAGAATGACCACGAAGACGCGAATGGCCAGTTCGAGATGAACTGGGCTTTTGACGATGCCATGCGCACCGCAGACAAACATTCGTTCTTTAAGTTCATGGTAAAATCGGTGGCGGAAAAGCACGGGTTGCGTGCGACTTTCATGCCCAAACCTGTTGCAGGGCTGACCGGCAACGGTTGTCATGCGCATATCTCGGTCTGGGACGAAACGGGCACGGTCAATGTTTTTGCGACCGACAGCGGCGCGGGACAGGTGGGTGAGGTCGGGTTGTCTCCGGACGGCGGGCATTTTCTTGGCGGCATCATGAAACACGCAAGCGCGCTGGCAGCGATCACCAACCCCACTGTGAACAGCTACAAGCGGATTAATGCACCGCGCACGGTTTCGGGGGCCACATGGGCGCCCAACACGGTCACTTGGACGGGCAACAACCGCACCCACATGGTCCGCGTTCCAGGACCGGGCCGGTTCGAATTACGCCTGCCGGATGGTGCTGTGAACCCGTATTTGTTACAGGCGGTCATCATCGCCGCCGGTCTGTCAGGTCTGGAGGCCAAGGCCGACCCCGGCCCGCGTCATGACATCAATATGTATGAAGAAGGCCACACCGTAACAAACGCGCCCAAGCTGCCTCTAAACCTGCTGGACGCGCTGCGCGCCTTTGACACCGACGCAGGTCTGAAATCCGCAATGGGCGATGCGTTTTCTGCCGCATTCCTGAAGCTTAAGCGGCAGGAATGGGACAGCTATACCGCCCACTTCAGCCAGTGGGAAAAGGACAACACGCTGGACGTTTGA
- a CDS encoding GntR family transcriptional regulator produces MNESTKAHPSVSQTKAMQLLPKGIRGTDADMALFEGGPTGRGVYDSLRDQIVKLDLPPGTPLLRTELAETYGVSLTPLRDALQQLAKEGLVRIFPQSRTLVTPINITAIREAQFMRIALETEVVRELAREIAPDDLARLRSIVALQASIGQHPGDIPTFQELDEVFHQTLFIAARHVQTQRIMRSHAGHLERLRRLYLEDSDDAGRAANNQAVVDGHTAVLDGIAEGDAARAMDALRRHLKRTVDRIADKRAAFPEYFAPEKA; encoded by the coding sequence ATGAATGAATCCACCAAAGCGCACCCCAGCGTATCACAAACCAAAGCCATGCAGCTGCTGCCCAAGGGTATTCGCGGCACCGATGCCGACATGGCTCTGTTCGAGGGCGGCCCGACCGGACGCGGTGTCTATGACAGTCTGCGCGACCAGATCGTCAAGCTGGACCTGCCGCCAGGCACACCGCTGCTACGGACCGAACTGGCAGAAACCTATGGTGTCAGCCTGACGCCGCTGCGCGACGCGTTGCAACAATTGGCCAAAGAGGGACTGGTGCGCATCTTTCCACAATCGCGCACGCTGGTCACGCCAATCAACATCACCGCCATCCGCGAGGCGCAATTCATGCGCATCGCGCTGGAAACCGAAGTGGTGCGCGAGCTGGCCCGCGAGATTGCCCCCGACGATCTGGCGCGGCTGCGCAGCATCGTTGCCTTGCAGGCCAGCATCGGTCAGCATCCGGGTGATATTCCGACATTTCAGGAACTTGACGAGGTGTTTCACCAGACATTGTTCATCGCCGCCCGCCATGTCCAGACCCAGCGGATCATGCGCAGCCACGCAGGACATCTGGAACGGCTACGGCGTCTGTATCTGGAAGATTCAGACGATGCGGGCCGTGCGGCCAACAATCAGGCGGTGGTTGATGGGCACACAGCAGTTCTGGACGGAATTGCCGAAGGCGATGCCGCCCGTGCGATGGATGCGCTGCGCCGCCATTTGAAACGCACCGTCGACCGCATCGCCGACAAGCGTGCAGCCTTTCCCGAATATTTCGCACCGGAAAAGGCATAG
- a CDS encoding LarC family nickel insertion protein — protein MSGKGLHVHLDPVGGAAGDMFIAAMLHARPDLTARVLADVALVLPVEVGRAELTEHVASGIMSRQFKLVLATGGTAARHGADTTYKAMRALLEAAPLSQGTAEAACDILHRIAEAEAQVHDIPIDRVHFHEIADWDALMDVTAAGSICAALEGASFSLAPLPLGGGLVDTAHGKLPVPAPATALILQGYDWHDDGIAGERVTPTGAAILAHVTGSTHGTRPPGRLSATGSGAGTRVMKGLPNILRVTMFDTAQSGVLQDQLVQLACDIDDMTGEELGAATDALRADAGVVDAILLTAQGKKSRPVVRMELLVRPDHADAVAARVFDLTSTLGLRRTVVDRLILPRNTEIAPDGQRRKRSRRPAGHDTLKVESDDLDASVTLAARRMAARAGEMED, from the coding sequence ATGTCGGGTAAGGGATTGCATGTGCACCTGGACCCTGTTGGCGGCGCTGCGGGGGATATGTTCATCGCCGCGATGCTGCATGCACGTCCTGACCTGACGGCGCGCGTGCTGGCGGATGTCGCGCTCGTTTTACCTGTCGAAGTGGGGCGCGCAGAGCTGACCGAACATGTGGCATCCGGCATCATGTCGCGCCAGTTCAAGCTGGTGCTTGCGACGGGCGGCACCGCTGCGCGGCACGGGGCCGATACGACCTACAAGGCGATGCGCGCGTTGCTGGAGGCGGCTCCGTTGTCGCAGGGCACCGCCGAGGCGGCCTGCGACATATTGCACCGCATCGCCGAAGCCGAGGCTCAGGTGCACGACATCCCCATCGACCGCGTGCACTTTCACGAGATCGCGGATTGGGATGCGCTGATGGATGTGACGGCGGCGGGCAGCATCTGCGCGGCGCTGGAGGGGGCGAGCTTCAGTCTGGCGCCGCTGCCGCTAGGGGGTGGTCTGGTCGACACCGCGCATGGCAAGCTGCCGGTGCCCGCGCCCGCCACTGCGTTGATATTGCAAGGATATGATTGGCACGATGATGGTATCGCAGGCGAACGGGTCACACCAACGGGGGCCGCTATTCTGGCGCACGTCACAGGGAGCACCCACGGCACACGTCCACCAGGGCGGCTGTCTGCGACGGGATCAGGCGCAGGCACCCGTGTCATGAAAGGGCTTCCCAACATCTTGCGGGTCACCATGTTTGACACCGCCCAAAGCGGGGTTCTGCAAGACCAGTTGGTGCAACTGGCCTGCGACATCGACGATATGACCGGCGAGGAACTGGGGGCTGCCACCGACGCGCTGCGCGCCGATGCGGGTGTGGTGGATGCGATACTGCTGACCGCTCAGGGCAAGAAATCGCGCCCCGTGGTGCGCATGGAATTGTTGGTGCGACCCGACCACGCCGATGCAGTGGCGGCGCGTGTGTTTGACCTGACCTCGACCCTTGGGCTGCGCCGAACTGTCGTTGACCGCCTGATCCTGCCGCGCAACACCGAGATTGCGCCAGACGGCCAGCGCCGCAAACGCAGCCGTCGCCCTGCGGGCCACGATACGCTGAAAGTCGAAAGCGATGATCTGGATGCAAGCGTGACATTGGCCGCCCGCCGCATGGCCGCGCGCGCGGGTGAGATGGAAGATTAA
- a CDS encoding UxaA family hydrolase has product MLLSEGDNVVVATGAIAQGTVLAEHGVSANHDTPQGHKIAIRPIQSGAPILKFETVIGYAAQDIAAGDWLHSHNIKFDAVDKDYAFGRDYAPTDILPPDRRATFMGIRRDNGQVGTRNYIGLFVTVNCSATVARKIGNYFDEERMEDWANVDGVVPFIHDSGCGMEMTGEPMDLLRRTLAGYIRHPNMAGAVVLSLGCERNNLAQFFEEQSLAEGKMLKTVTMQHVGGTARAITEGKAAVRDMLDAANTVRREPCSAEHITIGMQCGGSDGLSGLSANPALGAAADILVRNGGTAILSETPEIFGVEHLLTRRARSEAVGRKLVERMDWWLEYTKGRDTQINGVVSPGNQAGGLANVLEKSLGGAKKSGSTGLMEVYRYAEPVTQKGLVFMDTPGFDPVSATGQIAGGANLICFTTGRGSCFGSYPAPTIKLASNTPMFTQMQDDMDINCGTVIDGEQTIAGLGQEIFDHILAVASGQASKSEALGVGEEEFAPWPIGVTG; this is encoded by the coding sequence ATGTTGTTGTCCGAGGGTGACAACGTTGTGGTCGCCACCGGCGCGATTGCCCAAGGTACAGTGCTGGCCGAACACGGCGTCAGCGCCAATCACGACACACCCCAAGGCCACAAGATTGCAATCCGCCCGATCCAGAGCGGTGCGCCGATCCTGAAATTCGAGACGGTCATCGGCTATGCGGCCCAGGACATTGCGGCGGGTGACTGGTTGCACAGTCACAACATCAAATTCGACGCGGTGGACAAGGATTATGCCTTTGGTCGCGACTATGCGCCCACCGACATTCTGCCGCCGGACCGGCGTGCCACGTTCATGGGCATCCGTCGCGACAACGGTCAGGTGGGCACGCGCAACTATATCGGTCTGTTCGTGACGGTGAACTGCTCGGCCACGGTGGCGCGCAAGATCGGCAACTATTTCGACGAAGAGCGCATGGAAGATTGGGCCAACGTCGATGGCGTGGTGCCGTTCATCCACGATTCGGGCTGCGGTATGGAGATGACGGGCGAGCCGATGGACTTGCTGCGGCGCACGCTGGCAGGCTATATCCGTCACCCTAACATGGCGGGCGCCGTCGTGTTGTCACTGGGCTGCGAGCGCAACAATCTGGCGCAGTTTTTCGAGGAACAGAGCCTTGCCGAAGGCAAGATGCTGAAAACCGTGACCATGCAACATGTGGGCGGCACGGCGCGCGCCATCACCGAGGGCAAAGCTGCCGTACGCGACATGCTGGATGCGGCCAACACTGTGCGCCGCGAGCCCTGTTCGGCGGAACATATCACCATCGGGATGCAATGCGGCGGCTCGGACGGGCTGTCGGGGCTGTCGGCCAACCCTGCGCTGGGTGCGGCGGCTGATATTCTGGTGCGCAATGGCGGCACTGCGATCCTGTCGGAAACGCCCGAAATTTTCGGCGTTGAACATTTGCTGACGCGTCGCGCACGATCCGAGGCTGTGGGTCGCAAGCTGGTCGAACGCATGGACTGGTGGCTGGAGTATACCAAAGGCCGTGACACGCAGATCAACGGCGTCGTCAGCCCCGGCAATCAGGCGGGCGGACTGGCCAACGTGCTGGAAAAATCGCTGGGCGGGGCCAAGAAAAGCGGCAGCACCGGACTGATGGAAGTCTACCGCTATGCCGAGCCTGTCACGCAAAAGGGGCTGGTTTTTATGGACACCCCCGGCTTTGATCCAGTATCGGCGACAGGGCAGATTGCGGGCGGGGCCAACCTGATCTGCTTTACCACGGGGCGGGGGTCGTGCTTTGGTTCATACCCCGCGCCGACGATCAAGCTGGCGTCGAACACGCCGATGTTCACGCAGATGCAGGACGATATGGACATCAATTGCGGCACCGTGATCGACGGAGAGCAGACAATTGCCGGGCTGGGTCAGGAGATTTTCGACCATATACTGGCGGTGGCGTCGGGGCAGGCCAGCAAATCCGAAGCACTTGGCGTCGGAGAAGAAGAATTCGCCCCTTGGCCGATTGGCGTGACAGGCTGA